From a region of the Paenibacillus sp. FSL R10-2734 genome:
- a CDS encoding helix-turn-helix transcriptional regulator, producing MNDFENYPDELGNFIRHIRKTRGLTLRGLEEKSGISYSQLSKIERGESIPLKDNLDKIIEALGTDLKNRMYHLADYMPDIEYIKTLKHGYELPQLKQSQDYIYETAFNKLKEFRAKEGKETSYVSFDSNEVIVYETEYGAGMVIEKIEKYNLTDVLNDKFEGCLDSLRKSPRKGRQAFLFGEWLRECVYELKEEEQDQVIQALKEFTQFKVQQIKGAYK from the coding sequence ATGAATGATTTTGAGAACTATCCCGATGAGCTGGGTAATTTCATTCGGCACATCAGAAAGACGAGAGGGTTAACCTTAAGAGGACTGGAAGAAAAGAGCGGCATAAGTTATTCACAGCTTAGCAAGATCGAACGTGGAGAGAGCATTCCGCTTAAAGACAATCTGGACAAGATTATTGAAGCGCTTGGAACAGATCTGAAGAATCGGATGTATCATTTGGCAGACTATATGCCAGATATTGAATATATCAAGACCTTGAAGCATGGCTATGAGCTGCCACAGCTTAAACAGTCTCAAGACTATATTTATGAGACAGCCTTTAACAAGCTTAAGGAATTCAGAGCAAAGGAAGGTAAAGAAACATCTTACGTTTCCTTCGATTCTAATGAAGTCATAGTTTATGAAACCGAATATGGGGCAGGAATGGTAATAGAAAAGATTGAGAAATACAATCTTACCGATGTCCTGAACGATAAGTTTGAGGGTTGCCTCGACTCCTTAAGAAAGAGCCCTCGGAAAGGGCGTCAGGCCTTTCTATTTGGCGAGTGGTTACGGGAGTGCGTTTATGAGCTGAAGGAAGAAGAACAGGATCAGGTCATACAAGCGCTCAAAGAATTTACTCAGTTTAAAGTGCAACAAATAAAGGGTGCTTATAAATAA
- a CDS encoding ABC transporter ATP-binding protein: MSNETLVVEHLNKIFPAPAGDVIALSNIQLKVNKGELITIIGPSGCGKSTLLKIVAGLDTSYSGTVLLNGKQIDGPSIEKGFIFQEPRLFPWLTVEHNIAANLSLKNPEVRRKVDELIELVRLKGFEKSYPRELSGGMAQRVSIARALLRNPDVLLLDEPFGALDAFTRSHLQEVLLDIWQSNKTTMLFVTHDLDEAVFLAERVVIMNPRPGHIRNILPIDLPFPRKRSSTSFQELRRLVLSEFEKVEEPAIDVGAGI; encoded by the coding sequence GTGTCTAATGAAACACTGGTTGTCGAACATTTGAATAAAATATTCCCCGCGCCTGCTGGCGATGTTATCGCTTTAAGCAATATTCAGCTGAAGGTGAACAAAGGCGAATTGATTACGATTATAGGTCCCAGCGGCTGTGGAAAAAGCACTTTGCTGAAAATTGTGGCAGGGCTGGATACAAGTTATAGCGGTACGGTTCTACTGAATGGAAAGCAGATCGACGGCCCGAGTATTGAGAAGGGATTTATTTTTCAAGAGCCAAGACTCTTTCCGTGGTTGACAGTGGAGCATAATATTGCAGCGAATCTATCGCTTAAGAACCCTGAGGTTCGCCGAAAGGTGGATGAACTGATTGAGCTTGTACGCTTAAAGGGTTTTGAGAAATCCTATCCGCGTGAGCTATCAGGTGGGATGGCACAACGGGTGTCTATTGCTAGGGCGTTGCTCCGTAATCCGGATGTATTACTGCTCGATGAACCCTTTGGGGCACTAGACGCTTTTACTAGATCACATCTGCAAGAGGTGCTACTTGATATTTGGCAGAGCAATAAGACGACGATGTTATTTGTAACGCATGATCTGGATGAAGCCGTATTCCTGGCAGAGCGGGTAGTCATTATGAATCCTCGACCTGGGCATATTCGCAATATTCTCCCTATCGATTTACCATTTCCGAGAAAAAGATCCAGTACTTCATTCCAAGAGCTGCGTCGACTAGTTCTGAGTGAGTTTGAGAAAGTAGAGGAGCCGGCAATCGATGTTGGAGCTGGTATCTAG
- the sda gene encoding sporulation histidine kinase inhibitor Sda produces the protein MNYYFHPSPRPSSLETISDEDLLKIYELAIESHALPDFIDIVKDVLRSRNLIGSDNV, from the coding sequence ATGAATTACTATTTTCATCCCTCTCCGCGCCCCTCATCGCTGGAAACGATATCTGACGAGGATTTACTAAAAATCTATGAGTTAGCGATTGAATCTCACGCTTTACCCGATTTCATTGATATTGTTAAAGATGTCTTGAGAAGTAGAAATCTCATTGGTTCAGACAACGTATAA
- a CDS encoding ABC transporter permease, giving the protein MQFSAEKAVISPLIQKKNPAKRRRLSIQTTNLLLGLILPVAILLIWEIAGAMGKLNPILLPRPSEIWLELVSLTASGELARHLGISAWRALLGFLLGGGLGLAAGLWVGFSYKTERLLDPSLQMLRTLPHLAIAPLFILWFGFGETSKILLIAKGSFFPLYVNTFLGIRSVDDKLFDVGRVLQFSKWQMVTKLIIPASLPNIFLGIRLSVGIAWLGLVVAEMMGSSSGVGYLINDARSFSLTTVVFVGIIVFAIVGKLSDSLVKLLESRLLRWQDSYKGVKGS; this is encoded by the coding sequence ATGCAATTCAGTGCTGAAAAAGCTGTGATCTCACCGCTAATACAAAAAAAGAATCCGGCAAAGAGACGCCGTCTTTCCATCCAAACGACGAATCTATTGCTTGGGCTGATCTTGCCGGTTGCTATTCTCCTTATTTGGGAGATCGCCGGAGCGATGGGAAAGCTGAATCCCATATTGCTGCCAAGGCCAAGTGAAATTTGGCTGGAGCTGGTCAGCCTGACCGCTTCCGGTGAACTGGCAAGACACTTGGGGATATCTGCTTGGCGAGCATTGCTTGGTTTCCTGCTTGGGGGAGGGCTTGGCTTAGCAGCTGGACTGTGGGTAGGCTTCTCATACAAAACAGAACGTTTGCTGGATCCGTCGCTGCAAATGCTCCGCACATTGCCCCATTTGGCAATTGCTCCGCTATTTATTTTGTGGTTCGGATTCGGTGAAACCTCAAAAATATTGTTGATTGCCAAAGGTTCATTTTTCCCATTATATGTGAACACATTTCTAGGAATCCGCTCGGTGGATGACAAGTTGTTTGATGTTGGGAGAGTACTGCAATTCAGTAAATGGCAGATGGTTACCAAGCTAATTATTCCAGCTTCACTGCCGAACATCTTTTTAGGTATTCGCTTGTCTGTGGGAATCGCTTGGCTTGGTCTTGTTGTAGCGGAAATGATGGGCTCTAGCTCAGGTGTTGGCTATCTTATCAATGACGCGCGATCGTTCTCTTTGACTACAGTGGTATTCGTTGGGATCATCGTATTCGCCATAGTAGGTAAGCTGTCAGACTCACTGGTTAAGCTGTTGGAATCTAGATTGCTGAGATGGCAGGACAGTTATAAAGGAGTTAAAGGATCATGA
- a CDS encoding ABC transporter permease encodes MSEHTSSTKIERQGDALKWIPKKLLGWLVPLALVVIWEAAAALHLVSATTLPAPSTIIAQFFSLIASGELFRHLGISAYRAGLGFLLGSATGLLLGLSTGLGKLVERTLDPSLQMLRTIPLLALIPLFILWFGVGEFSKILMISLGAFFPVYLNTFLGIRNVDIKLVEVSRIFQYSRWQLLSRMIIPAALPNILLGIRLSLGVAWLVLVVAEMMGTSAGIGYMIQDARAYSQTDIVFVGISIFAVIGKLSDSAIRLLERRWLHWRDTFKG; translated from the coding sequence ATGAGCGAACATACATCCAGCACTAAAATAGAGCGGCAAGGCGATGCGTTAAAATGGATTCCGAAAAAACTGCTTGGCTGGCTCGTACCTCTAGCGCTAGTGGTGATTTGGGAAGCCGCAGCAGCGCTCCATCTAGTCTCTGCAACGACACTGCCGGCTCCTTCAACCATCATTGCCCAGTTCTTTTCATTAATTGCAAGCGGTGAATTATTTCGACATCTGGGGATTAGCGCCTATCGTGCAGGATTAGGGTTCCTATTGGGATCTGCGACGGGTCTTCTGCTTGGTTTATCTACAGGACTTGGAAAATTAGTAGAACGTACACTAGATCCGTCTTTGCAAATGCTTCGAACGATTCCTCTACTTGCCCTTATTCCGTTATTTATCTTGTGGTTTGGTGTTGGTGAGTTTTCCAAAATATTAATGATCTCATTAGGCGCTTTTTTTCCAGTTTACTTAAACACCTTCCTAGGAATACGCAATGTTGATATTAAGCTGGTTGAAGTATCCCGTATTTTCCAATATTCAAGGTGGCAGCTGCTTAGCAGAATGATTATTCCGGCCGCATTACCTAACATTCTGCTTGGTATTCGGTTGTCACTTGGTGTAGCCTGGCTTGTACTTGTCGTTGCGGAGATGATGGGAACAAGTGCGGGGATAGGATATATGATTCAGGATGCGAGAGCTTATTCGCAAACAGATATCGTATTCGTTGGTATTTCAATTTTTGCTGTGATAGGAAAACTCTCGGATTCAGCCATTCGCCTGCTGGAGAGAAGATGGCTTCATTGGCGTGATACATTCAAAGGATAA
- a CDS encoding LLM class flavin-dependent oxidoreductase produces MGTRQDQLHLGAFIYYTGHHHYGWRHPESGADKIFNYKFYRELAQTAERGKFDMMFLADLLYVMGADQAASGMLDPLTLLSALSTDTEKLGLTATVSTTYNEPYNVARKFASLDHISEGRAGWNIVTSQLDVEAYNYGKPEHPEHGLRYRMAREFVEVATLLWDSWEDDSLIVNREEGQFADATKIKEVEYKGEWYSTKGTLNVPRSPQGYPVLIQAGSSGPGQDFAASFGEVIFTAQQSLEAAKTFYESVNSKLENYGRERGSLKIMPGLSPIIGATEEEAQRKYKELQELIPPAAVVGMLSGMLKFDLSEYPVDGQLPEIPDPVEASNGMKSRVQLIMDMARKDKLSILELGRRLLGARGHMQFVGTYEQLADLMQLWFEEYGCDGFNIMPPVLPGNLDEFVDHVVPILQARGLFRTEYTGSTLREHLGLERPDVRHFQNRRVAETVTK; encoded by the coding sequence ATGGGAACCAGACAAGATCAGCTACATTTAGGCGCATTTATTTATTATACAGGTCATCATCACTATGGCTGGCGTCATCCAGAATCAGGAGCAGATAAAATCTTCAATTATAAATTTTATCGCGAATTGGCACAGACTGCTGAGCGTGGGAAATTTGATATGATGTTTTTGGCGGATTTGTTGTATGTGATGGGTGCGGATCAAGCAGCTTCAGGTATGCTGGACCCACTGACACTGTTGTCAGCCCTTTCGACAGATACAGAAAAACTAGGATTAACGGCTACCGTATCGACCACATATAACGAACCCTATAATGTGGCTCGCAAATTTGCATCATTAGATCATATTAGTGAAGGTCGAGCAGGCTGGAATATTGTCACCTCCCAGCTCGATGTGGAAGCTTATAACTATGGGAAGCCGGAGCATCCAGAGCATGGACTTCGTTATCGAATGGCACGGGAATTTGTTGAGGTTGCAACGCTTCTCTGGGATAGTTGGGAGGATGACTCTCTGATCGTTAACCGCGAGGAGGGGCAATTTGCTGATGCTACGAAGATTAAAGAAGTGGAATACAAGGGGGAGTGGTATTCTACGAAAGGAACACTCAATGTTCCCCGTTCACCTCAAGGGTATCCCGTACTTATTCAAGCTGGTTCTTCTGGTCCAGGCCAAGATTTCGCAGCTAGTTTTGGTGAGGTGATCTTTACGGCACAGCAGTCGCTTGAAGCAGCAAAGACCTTCTATGAAAGTGTCAATTCCAAACTGGAAAATTACGGCCGTGAGCGTGGTAGCTTGAAAATTATGCCAGGCTTATCTCCGATCATCGGAGCGACCGAAGAGGAAGCGCAGCGTAAATATAAGGAATTGCAGGAACTGATTCCTCCTGCTGCGGTTGTTGGTATGTTGTCTGGGATGTTGAAATTTGACCTGTCCGAATATCCAGTGGATGGCCAGTTGCCTGAAATTCCTGATCCAGTAGAAGCATCGAATGGAATGAAGAGTCGGGTTCAGCTAATTATGGATATGGCTCGTAAGGACAAATTATCCATTCTAGAATTAGGACGCCGTTTGCTTGGTGCACGGGGACATATGCAATTTGTTGGAACCTACGAACAATTGGCTGACCTTATGCAATTATGGTTCGAAGAGTATGGCTGCGATGGATTTAATATTATGCCACCGGTACTGCCAGGCAACTTGGATGAATTCGTAGATCATGTTGTGCCTATCTTACAAGCACGTGGATTGTTCCGTACGGAGTATACAGGCAGTACCCTTCGTGAACATCTAGGTTTGGAACGTCCAGATGTCCGTCATTTCCAGAATCGTAGAGTGGCTGAAACAGTAACAAAATAA
- a CDS encoding ATP-binding cassette domain-containing protein, with amino-acid sequence MIKIDNLSFAFPQKELYKNISFTLEEAQHCAFIGTSGSGKSTLIDILMDPERYLFEGILEMDPTCTIGYVSQFSQLDNTKETTVFEYIGEEFIKIQNEINAILTEMETSSDIEPLLEKYQLALDAFDAMDGNDFESNINKQLNLANLMKLKDLRVSDLSGGEFKLIQVMKEMLNSPDLLIMDEPDVFLDFENLNALKNLINSHKGILLVVTHNRYLLNHCFNKIVHLENMEIQEFDGRYIEYNFSLLQTKIELQEIAVAEKEEIERYNDIIDNLRAIATYNSEASRGRALKARVKFQERLESRRIKAPFVDIKQPVISFGIDNEIEDNIVINVNDYSVSFDELLLENVSFEIKSTDKVAIIGANGTGKTTLLRDIFINNHNAIEINADVKVAYLSQLQGEVLKDSNTILEEFIDAGFKTYDEIRSYIANYGFEGEILNQKIESLSGGEKNILQLAKVSASNANVLLLDEPTSHLDTYTQIALEKAIEDYKGAILMISHDFYSVVNGMDYVLIIEDKTIRKMKMKKFKQMIYASHFDKDYLEAEQNKKAVEMKIELALKDTNFELAKVLVEELEELIKLM; translated from the coding sequence ATGATAAAAATTGATAACTTATCCTTCGCATTTCCGCAAAAAGAACTATATAAAAACATTTCATTTACGCTCGAAGAGGCACAACATTGCGCTTTTATAGGAACGAGTGGTAGTGGGAAAAGTACATTGATAGATATACTGATGGATCCAGAAAGATATCTGTTCGAGGGTATTTTAGAAATGGACCCGACTTGCACCATCGGGTATGTTAGCCAGTTTTCGCAACTGGACAACACTAAAGAAACAACCGTTTTTGAATATATCGGAGAAGAATTTATTAAAATACAAAATGAAATAAATGCTATTTTAACTGAAATGGAAACATCCTCGGATATTGAACCGTTGCTGGAAAAGTATCAATTAGCTTTGGACGCCTTTGATGCAATGGACGGGAATGATTTTGAAAGCAACATTAATAAGCAACTGAATCTGGCAAACCTCATGAAGCTAAAAGATCTTAGGGTATCCGATCTGAGTGGTGGTGAATTCAAGCTTATTCAAGTGATGAAGGAAATGCTTAATAGTCCAGACTTATTGATTATGGATGAACCAGATGTGTTTTTGGATTTCGAAAACCTAAATGCGCTTAAAAATCTTATAAATTCTCACAAAGGCATTCTGCTCGTCGTTACGCATAACCGTTATCTATTAAATCATTGTTTCAACAAAATAGTACACCTTGAAAATATGGAGATCCAAGAGTTTGATGGGCGATATATTGAGTATAATTTCTCATTACTTCAAACAAAAATAGAGTTGCAAGAAATCGCAGTCGCTGAAAAAGAAGAAATTGAGAGATACAATGACATTATTGATAATCTTAGAGCTATCGCAACTTATAATTCAGAAGCATCTAGAGGTAGAGCGTTAAAAGCTAGAGTTAAGTTTCAAGAGAGATTGGAATCACGTAGAATTAAAGCGCCATTCGTAGATATTAAGCAACCGGTTATCAGTTTCGGAATTGATAATGAAATCGAGGACAATATTGTTATCAATGTCAATGATTACAGTGTATCCTTTGATGAGCTGTTGTTAGAGAATGTAAGCTTTGAGATAAAATCTACGGATAAGGTAGCCATTATCGGTGCAAATGGTACCGGGAAAACGACTTTACTCCGAGATATCTTTATCAATAATCATAATGCAATTGAAATAAATGCTGATGTTAAAGTAGCTTATTTATCTCAGCTTCAAGGAGAAGTGCTTAAGGATTCTAATACAATTCTTGAGGAATTCATTGATGCTGGGTTTAAAACTTATGATGAGATTAGATCGTATATTGCAAACTATGGTTTTGAAGGAGAAATTCTTAATCAGAAGATAGAATCTTTATCTGGTGGAGAAAAAAATATACTTCAATTGGCTAAAGTTTCTGCCAGTAATGCAAACGTATTGCTTCTAGATGAACCGACAAGTCATTTAGACACCTATACACAAATAGCACTTGAGAAAGCGATTGAAGATTACAAAGGCGCAATTCTTATGATTTCTCATGATTTCTATTCTGTGGTAAATGGTATGGACTATGTGTTAATAATTGAAGATAAGACGATTAGAAAAATGAAAATGAAAAAATTTAAACAGATGATTTATGCTAGTCATTTTGATAAAGACTATTTGGAAGCTGAACAAAATAAAAAAGCAGTTGAAATGAAAATAGAATTGGCTTTAAAAGATACTAATTTTGAACTTGCAAAAGTATTGGTTGAAGAGCTAGAAGAACTGATTAAGTTGATGTAA
- the spo0A gene encoding sporulation transcription factor Spo0A, with product MQNIEVLLADDNREFTNLLSEYISEQEDMTVTGIAYNGEEVLQMLSEARKVPDVLILDIIMPHLDGLGVLERLRDMDLNPQPKIIMLTAFGQENITQRAVQLGASYYILKPFDMEVLANRVRQLVGVQGSMSSSSNMYNYSSTSRSNVVPLTKGKNLDANITSIIHEIGVPAHIKGYQYLREAITMVYNNIEILGAITKTLYPAIAEKFKTTPSRVERAIRHAIEVAWTRGNIDSISHLFGYTINISKSKPTNSEFIAMVADKLRIEHKVS from the coding sequence GTGCAGAATATTGAAGTGTTGTTGGCCGATGATAACAGGGAATTTACGAATTTGCTTTCCGAATACATTTCTGAACAAGAAGATATGACCGTAACGGGTATCGCCTATAATGGTGAAGAAGTGCTTCAAATGCTTAGCGAAGCGCGTAAAGTTCCCGATGTCCTTATTCTTGATATCATCATGCCACATTTAGACGGTCTAGGTGTCTTGGAACGTCTGCGTGATATGGATCTGAATCCTCAACCGAAGATCATCATGCTGACCGCTTTCGGTCAGGAGAACATCACTCAAAGAGCTGTACAGCTTGGTGCATCCTATTATATTTTGAAACCGTTCGATATGGAGGTCCTGGCAAATCGTGTACGTCAGCTTGTAGGGGTCCAAGGCAGCATGAGCTCATCCTCTAACATGTACAACTATTCGTCGACGTCCAGATCGAATGTAGTGCCGCTTACGAAGGGCAAGAACCTTGATGCTAACATCACTTCGATTATCCATGAAATCGGTGTTCCAGCACATATCAAGGGCTATCAGTACCTGCGCGAAGCGATCACCATGGTATATAACAATATCGAGATCCTTGGTGCAATTACAAAAACGCTCTATCCAGCCATTGCAGAGAAATTCAAGACCACTCCTTCACGCGTAGAACGCGCGATTCGCCATGCGATTGAAGTGGCTTGGACCCGTGGCAATATTGACTCCATCAGCCATCTATTCGGTTATACGATTAATATCTCCAAATCTAAGCCTACTAACTCGGAATTTATTGCCATGGTAGCCGACAAGCTACGGATTGAGCATAAGGTTAGTTGA
- a CDS encoding LytTR family DNA-binding domain-containing protein codes for MRVLQKDGSSCDILEEEILYFSNYKNTIFVHTKEGEFVLPTTLSDLFTAYEGMGFKRLDRSNVVNINNIEGYDSERKIVCFNHGEQFATVSESNEPRLKKYLSSLKKDSD; via the coding sequence ATGCGTGTCTTACAGAAAGACGGTTCCTCTTGTGATATTCTAGAGGAAGAAATATTGTATTTCTCGAATTATAAGAATACAATATTCGTCCATACGAAAGAAGGCGAATTTGTTCTCCCCACCACTCTTTCCGATCTTTTCACAGCGTATGAGGGTATGGGATTTAAACGCCTTGACCGCAGCAATGTCGTCAACATAAACAACATCGAAGGCTATGATTCCGAACGAAAAATCGTTTGTTTTAATCATGGCGAGCAATTCGCAACTGTTTCGGAGTCCAATGAACCTCGCCTAAAAAAGTACTTATCTTCTCTTAAGAAAGACTCCGATTAG
- a CDS encoding aliphatic sulfonate ABC transporter substrate-binding protein, whose product MKLFRNLLLVMLVLSVFATGCASNEKSEGNDDSNKYEGVSIKIGVQGSGGMFGKAREEKWFEQEFDKLGVKVEWTEFQSGPPMTEAIASNKLDIATLGNMPIIAAQAAGIPIKIISQVLEGTNNVALLVPGSSTAQKLEDLKGKKIAVTKGSNAYNFLYRGIEESGLKDSDFEVIQLQPDEAQPAFESGGVDAWATWDPYITLNALTGKGKVLTDGKQLGVLSPSFVISRSAFAEKYPELVTLYLKVTNKVIAWEKDNRAEATERYAAERNIPAAVIEGTFERAQMINIATSDAIVEEMQKTADFQFKIKNIRKEIEVSKITDNQYIEAALKEPLK is encoded by the coding sequence ATGAAACTATTTCGCAATTTATTACTTGTTATGCTTGTCTTGTCTGTATTTGCAACGGGTTGCGCATCGAATGAGAAGAGTGAGGGTAATGACGACTCTAACAAATATGAGGGTGTAAGTATTAAGATTGGCGTGCAGGGAAGCGGGGGAATGTTTGGCAAAGCCCGTGAGGAAAAATGGTTTGAGCAAGAATTTGATAAGCTGGGCGTCAAAGTAGAATGGACAGAGTTCCAGAGTGGACCCCCAATGACTGAAGCAATCGCTTCTAATAAATTGGACATAGCGACCCTTGGCAACATGCCGATCATCGCAGCGCAAGCCGCGGGTATTCCCATCAAGATTATCTCACAGGTATTAGAAGGAACAAATAACGTTGCTCTTCTTGTGCCTGGTAGTAGCACTGCTCAGAAACTGGAGGATTTGAAAGGTAAGAAGATAGCTGTTACAAAAGGTAGCAATGCATACAACTTCCTTTATCGCGGTATTGAGGAATCAGGACTTAAAGATTCAGATTTTGAAGTTATTCAGCTGCAGCCTGATGAAGCACAACCCGCGTTTGAATCAGGTGGCGTGGATGCATGGGCTACATGGGATCCATATATTACTTTAAATGCATTGACCGGTAAAGGGAAAGTATTGACTGACGGAAAGCAACTGGGCGTTTTATCTCCTTCTTTTGTAATATCCCGTTCAGCGTTTGCAGAGAAATATCCAGAACTAGTTACTCTATATTTAAAGGTCACAAACAAAGTCATTGCCTGGGAAAAAGACAACCGCGCAGAAGCGACGGAAAGATATGCTGCTGAACGGAACATTCCGGCGGCGGTTATAGAAGGAACGTTTGAACGTGCGCAAATGATTAACATCGCAACAAGTGATGCCATTGTCGAAGAAATGCAGAAGACAGCCGATTTTCAATTTAAAATCAAGAACATCCGTAAAGAGATTGAAGTTTCCAAAATAACAGATAATCAGTATATCGAAGCAGCACTGAAGGAACCTTTGAAATAA
- a CDS encoding MazG nucleotide pyrophosphohydrolase domain-containing protein codes for MNASEFQQYVKRFSETKGFDTSSIEQRMLYLMTEVGELSKEVLSVSFDPDAEKKENLGYEMYDVVWNIFDLANKLGIDLNEAFKRKLEINEQRTWE; via the coding sequence ATGAATGCATCAGAGTTTCAACAGTATGTGAAGAGGTTCAGTGAAACCAAAGGTTTTGACACCAGTAGCATTGAGCAGAGAATGTTGTACTTAATGACTGAAGTGGGTGAGTTATCCAAAGAGGTACTTTCCGTATCCTTTGACCCTGATGCGGAGAAGAAAGAAAACTTGGGATACGAGATGTACGACGTGGTGTGGAATATCTTCGATCTGGCCAATAAATTGGGTATTGATCTGAATGAGGCTTTTAAACGTAAGCTGGAAATCAATGAACAGAGAACGTGGGAGTGA
- a CDS encoding cyclic lactone autoinducer peptide — protein sequence MKKNLARYASNVLATSAVVFAAILKPLLHSPEIPKELRK from the coding sequence ATGAAGAAAAATCTAGCTCGTTATGCTTCTAATGTACTAGCTACTTCTGCTGTAGTTTTTGCAGCAATTTTAAAACCATTACTTCACAGCCCAGAAATTCCAAAAGAATTGCGTAAGTAA
- the spoIVB gene encoding SpoIVB peptidase translates to MPGLLIAFFLSLSGITGTHQSFAAPLNSEPAKVTALGMKPELKVIPGGQTIGVKVKSAGVLVVGHHLIEVSEKSKLSPGEISGLVPGDLMISIDGEKLDELSKVAKLVDRAGKANNPLTIVFKRAGKEHTAKLKPAYDINDKVWRLGLYIRDSAAGVGTLTFYAPKQGVYGALGHVITDMNTGTPIVVGSGQIVQSSVTSISKSQDGDPGEKRAHFLKESQVLGNVESNTDFGIFGKMNRNPEHSLYKEPIPVAMSDQVKEGPAEILTVVDGQQVERFKVEIIHVAHQQTPATKGMVIRITDPRLIDKTGGIVQGMSGSPIVQDGRLIGAVTHVFVNDPKSGYGCFIEWMLKDSGATLQENRYPLNLKAV, encoded by the coding sequence ATGCCAGGCCTTTTAATTGCCTTCTTTCTTAGTTTATCGGGCATAACGGGAACCCACCAAAGTTTTGCCGCACCACTCAACAGTGAACCTGCGAAGGTGACTGCGCTAGGCATGAAACCGGAACTGAAGGTGATCCCGGGAGGTCAAACGATCGGAGTGAAAGTGAAATCAGCAGGTGTTCTGGTTGTAGGACATCATCTGATTGAAGTATCCGAGAAATCAAAGCTTTCCCCAGGAGAAATCAGCGGTTTGGTGCCAGGTGATTTGATGATCTCCATTGATGGAGAGAAGTTGGACGAGTTGTCTAAGGTGGCCAAGCTTGTGGATCGTGCTGGAAAAGCGAATAATCCCCTGACGATTGTCTTTAAACGCGCTGGGAAAGAGCATACAGCCAAGCTAAAACCCGCGTATGATATTAATGACAAAGTTTGGAGGTTAGGCCTGTACATTCGAGATTCTGCAGCGGGTGTCGGCACGTTAACTTTTTATGCCCCGAAACAGGGTGTTTATGGAGCTTTGGGACATGTGATTACGGACATGAATACAGGAACACCAATTGTTGTCGGTAGCGGGCAGATTGTTCAGTCCAGTGTAACTTCGATTTCTAAAAGCCAGGATGGCGATCCGGGTGAGAAACGAGCTCATTTCTTAAAGGAAAGCCAAGTGCTTGGAAATGTGGAGAGCAACACAGACTTTGGTATCTTCGGCAAAATGAACCGTAATCCCGAGCACAGTCTTTATAAAGAACCCATTCCTGTGGCGATGAGCGATCAAGTCAAGGAAGGACCTGCTGAGATTCTTACGGTTGTAGATGGGCAGCAGGTGGAGCGATTTAAGGTTGAGATCATTCATGTGGCTCATCAGCAGACGCCAGCTACTAAGGGAATGGTAATACGTATTACTGATCCACGTCTGATCGATAAGACAGGTGGTATCGTTCAAGGGATGAGCGGAAGTCCTATCGTTCAGGATGGACGACTCATCGGCGCAGTCACTCATGTATTTGTAAATGATCCTAAGTCCGGTTACGGTTGCTTCATCGAATGGATGCTTAAGGACTCTGGCGCAACTCTACAGGAGAATAGGTATCCATTAAATCTTAAGGCGGTTTAG